In [Leptolyngbya] sp. PCC 7376, a genomic segment contains:
- a CDS encoding bifunctional UDP-sugar hydrolase/5'-nucleotidase: protein MFRWKVWLNRIALVCLISVVMISWSVSHSSVLAEKVQFQILQINDVYEIAPLAGGAEAGLARVATVRKDLLAENENTFTVMAGDFFSPSALGTATVDGDRLAGQQMVGVLNAMELDLATFGNHEFDLTEPQFRDRLEESKFQWFSGNVRDAEGEQWKNVPDYVIRTIESESGEKVRIGFVGTTIPSNPAPYVSYLDPLDKMKEDVEAIVDDVDVIVAVTHLNLPDDQYLAENIPEIDIVLGGHEHDNIQQWRGKDFTPIFKADANARTAYIHRFTYDTGSDELEVESELEFLTEAIALDPDTEKAVDYWEQKAFDGFRENGFEPEAVITETEIPLDGLESSVRNESTELTHVIADAVLNSATDVDVSIFNSGSIRIDDVMPPGIITQYDVIRVLPFGGEIVTVEMSGELLEQVLNQGLANRGSGGFLQTSGVTQDSDTQNWLVGDRPLDPTTTYKVATVEFLISGNEIGLDFLNTDNPDLKVLSKEGDIRFALIDQLQAAN, encoded by the coding sequence ATGTTTCGTTGGAAAGTTTGGCTAAATCGAATTGCTCTAGTCTGTCTGATTTCTGTTGTGATGATCAGCTGGTCAGTGAGTCATAGTTCGGTATTGGCGGAAAAGGTTCAATTCCAGATTTTGCAGATAAATGATGTTTACGAGATTGCGCCGTTAGCGGGTGGTGCGGAAGCGGGTTTGGCTCGGGTCGCAACGGTGCGGAAGGATTTGTTAGCGGAGAATGAGAATACTTTTACGGTGATGGCCGGGGACTTTTTTAGTCCTTCAGCGCTGGGAACAGCAACAGTTGATGGCGATCGCCTGGCCGGTCAGCAGATGGTCGGGGTACTGAATGCTATGGAGCTGGATTTGGCGACCTTTGGGAATCATGAGTTTGATCTGACAGAGCCTCAATTTCGCGATCGCCTAGAAGAATCTAAATTTCAGTGGTTTTCAGGAAATGTGCGTGATGCTGAAGGCGAACAATGGAAAAATGTGCCAGATTATGTGATTCGGACGATTGAGAGTGAGTCTGGCGAAAAAGTACGCATTGGGTTTGTGGGGACGACTATTCCGAGTAATCCAGCGCCCTATGTGTCTTATCTTGATCCGCTCGACAAGATGAAAGAAGATGTCGAGGCGATCGTCGATGATGTGGATGTGATCGTGGCGGTGACGCATTTGAACTTGCCTGATGATCAGTACCTCGCGGAAAATATTCCGGAGATTGACATTGTTCTTGGCGGTCATGAACATGACAATATTCAGCAATGGCGCGGTAAGGATTTTACGCCAATTTTTAAGGCTGATGCTAATGCTCGCACAGCTTATATTCATCGGTTCACTTACGACACTGGTTCCGATGAGCTAGAGGTTGAATCGGAATTGGAGTTTCTGACTGAGGCGATCGCCCTAGACCCAGATACTGAGAAAGCCGTGGATTATTGGGAGCAAAAGGCTTTTGATGGATTTCGGGAGAATGGCTTTGAACCTGAAGCGGTGATCACAGAAACGGAGATTCCCCTAGATGGTCTGGAAAGCTCTGTGCGTAATGAATCAACTGAGCTAACCCACGTCATTGCCGATGCGGTATTAAATAGTGCCACTGATGTAGATGTGTCGATTTTCAACAGTGGGTCGATTCGGATCGATGATGTTATGCCACCAGGGATAATCACTCAGTATGACGTGATTCGAGTGTTGCCATTCGGAGGAGAAATTGTAACTGTGGAGATGTCTGGGGAGTTACTCGAGCAGGTTTTGAATCAAGGTCTGGCCAATCGCGGCTCCGGTGGATTTTTGCAGACAAGTGGCGTAACACAAGACTCTGATACCCAAAACTGGCTCGTCGGCGATCGCCCCCTAGACCCAACAACTACATATAAAGTCGCAACCGTTGAATTTCTCATTTCCGGCAATGAAATCGGCTTAGACTTCCTCAATACCGATAATCCCGACTTAAAAGTACTTTCTAAAGAGGGCGATATTCGCTTTGCTTTGATTGATCAGCTCCAGGCCGCTAATTAG
- a CDS encoding IS256 family transposase: protein MPAIYPILWLDGMRIKIREEGRDTNQTLYLALGVKQSGHKEVLGMWLSSGGEGAKFWLSVLNEIHHRGVEHICIACVDGLKGFPAAIEAVFPKTRVQLCIVHLIRNSLKFVSWKDRKSVVSDLKPIYQAATVSEAESALTAFAERWDGIYPTISQIWLNHWENIIPLFDDPAPIRRIIYTTNAIEAVNRSLGKV, encoded by the coding sequence TTGCCTGCTATATATCCAATCCTGTGGCTGGATGGCATGAGAATAAAAATCAGAGAGGAAGGACGGGATACGAATCAGACTCTCTATCTAGCACTGGGAGTGAAGCAGTCCGGTCACAAGGAGGTCTTAGGAATGTGGCTATCCTCGGGAGGAGAGGGGGCAAAATTTTGGTTATCAGTGCTGAATGAAATCCACCATCGGGGAGTCGAACATATCTGTATAGCTTGTGTGGATGGGTTGAAGGGATTTCCCGCTGCCATTGAAGCGGTGTTCCCAAAAACGAGAGTGCAATTATGTATCGTTCATCTGATACGAAATAGCCTGAAATTCGTTTCTTGGAAAGACCGTAAGTCCGTGGTGTCAGACCTCAAGCCTATTTACCAGGCCGCCACAGTTTCCGAGGCAGAATCCGCCTTAACTGCTTTTGCGGAGCGTTGGGACGGTATCTACCCCACTATTTCCCAAATATGGCTGAATCATTGGGAAAACATCATTCCATTATTTGATGATCCAGCTCCCATCCGCCGCATCATTTACACCACCAATGCCATTGAGGCGGTCAATCGCTCTTTGGGCAAGGTGTGA
- a CDS encoding Mrp/NBP35 family ATP-binding protein has translation MIDSQVVLDALKPVKDAERKQSLVEAGKVRDVVIDGKTVSFTLALATPQGMIKDLIVEDCEKAVMALDGVDAVDVSVIAAPPTPKPLPSPQGIDDVKNIIAISSGKGGVGKSSVAVNVAIALAQSGAKVGLLDADIYGPNVPNMMGVGEVDIKVDKTDGKDILQPEFNHGVKIVSMAFLIDPDQPVMWRGPMINSMVRQFLYQVNWGELDYLLVDMPPGTGDAQLTMAQAVPMAGAIIVTTPQTVSLLDSRRGLKMFQQMDVNLLGIVENMSYFIPPDMPEKQYDLFGSGGGEKTAKELDVPLLGCVPLEIALREGGDNGMPIVVSHPESASAKALVEIAQAIAAKVSTPAFT, from the coding sequence ATGATTGATTCTCAAGTAGTGCTTGATGCTCTGAAACCTGTTAAAGATGCTGAACGTAAGCAGAGCTTGGTAGAAGCAGGCAAAGTGCGGGATGTAGTCATTGATGGTAAGACTGTGTCTTTTACCCTTGCCTTAGCCACACCACAGGGCATGATTAAAGATTTAATTGTGGAAGATTGCGAAAAGGCTGTGATGGCCCTTGATGGTGTTGATGCTGTGGATGTTTCTGTGATTGCAGCTCCTCCTACACCGAAGCCTCTCCCTAGCCCGCAGGGCATTGACGATGTAAAAAATATTATTGCGATCTCTAGTGGTAAAGGAGGTGTTGGGAAAAGCAGTGTCGCTGTAAATGTGGCGATCGCCCTTGCCCAGAGTGGTGCGAAAGTTGGCCTTTTAGACGCAGATATTTATGGCCCAAATGTTCCCAATATGATGGGCGTTGGCGAAGTCGATATTAAAGTTGATAAAACAGATGGCAAAGATATTCTCCAACCTGAATTTAACCACGGCGTAAAAATCGTTTCGATGGCATTTCTGATTGATCCTGACCAGCCAGTGATGTGGCGTGGTCCGATGATCAATAGCATGGTCAGACAGTTTTTATATCAAGTGAATTGGGGCGAACTCGATTATCTGTTAGTTGATATGCCTCCTGGTACAGGTGATGCCCAGTTAACCATGGCTCAGGCTGTGCCGATGGCGGGCGCAATTATTGTGACAACCCCCCAAACGGTATCTTTGCTAGATTCTCGTCGTGGCTTGAAGATGTTCCAACAAATGGATGTGAATCTTCTTGGTATTGTGGAAAACATGAGTTACTTCATTCCGCCTGATATGCCTGAGAAGCAATATGACTTGTTTGGTTCTGGCGGCGGTGAGAAGACAGCAAAAGAGTTAGATGTACCTTTACTTGGATGTGTGCCGTTAGAGATTGCGCTGCGTGAAGGTGGTGATAATGGGATGCCGATCGTGGTTTCTCATCCTGAATCTGCTTCTGCAAAAGCTCTTGTTGAAATTGCTCAGGCGATCGCGGCGAAAGTTTCTACTCCGGCCTTTACTTAA
- a CDS encoding chlorophyll a/b-binding protein, which translates to MTTNQAIQGGFVTTDDGYTNTFALEPVVYVDAENTAGWTAYAEKLNGRLAMIGFVALIATELIGGDTIINLLFQL; encoded by the coding sequence ATGACTACTAACCAAGCTATTCAAGGCGGATTTGTCACAACTGATGATGGTTACACCAACACATTCGCCCTTGAGCCTGTTGTTTACGTTGATGCGGAAAACACTGCAGGTTGGACAGCATATGCAGAGAAGCTCAATGGTCGTCTAGCAATGATTGGTTTTGTTGCCCTCATCGCAACTGAACTCATCGGTGGCGACACAATCATCAATCTATTGTTCCAACTCTAA
- a CDS encoding chlororespiratory reduction protein 7, translated as MPDPIMYQEDGYVVLRHDQPEQIMEPNEIRQFFTDLFTKEPDLLPTELESLPPTDQLTKLLEDYCELDIPDGFLQWYAVRFEK; from the coding sequence ATGCCAGATCCGATTATGTACCAAGAGGATGGTTATGTGGTTCTTCGCCATGATCAACCCGAACAGATCATGGAACCTAACGAAATTCGCCAATTTTTCACTGACTTATTTACAAAAGAACCAGATTTACTCCCCACAGAATTAGAATCCCTTCCTCCCACCGACCAACTCACCAAGCTGCTCGAAGATTATTGTGAGCTGGATATTCCCGATGGATTTTTGCAATGGTATGCCGTCCGCTTCGAAAAATAG
- a CDS encoding GGDEF domain-containing protein: protein MNPKLLQEFLYIISDCPSGYLASYNGSGFKIRNDYFGHLLVDEEINYFSYLLNNKSNGLCKRVGGNEWLAYFPATSLRQIQEVMGEFYEEKKYNAGWACLGERGNERKVKRCTVKSKLLRAVRSVYIYIDRSFEARSIAVNLVEQNWNLPPNTIHKLSSLAGVTDNGRKFFSIIEAWPTESPSCPFCGEVDFDWIDGDASSAYGICKNCRAEVTIGHAESLSPSV from the coding sequence ATGAATCCAAAGCTACTCCAAGAGTTTCTGTATATTATCTCTGATTGTCCGTCAGGTTATTTGGCTTCATATAACGGCTCTGGTTTTAAAATACGCAATGATTATTTTGGTCATCTCTTAGTGGATGAAGAGATTAATTACTTTAGCTATTTGTTGAATAACAAAAGTAATGGACTATGCAAAAGAGTCGGTGGCAATGAATGGCTAGCTTATTTTCCTGCTACCTCATTGAGACAAATCCAAGAAGTTATGGGCGAATTTTATGAGGAGAAAAAATATAATGCAGGCTGGGCTTGTTTGGGTGAGCGTGGTAACGAAAGAAAGGTCAAGCGATGTACTGTTAAATCGAAACTTTTAAGAGCGGTACGCAGTGTCTACATTTATATAGATCGTTCCTTTGAGGCACGATCTATCGCAGTAAATTTGGTGGAACAAAATTGGAATTTACCACCAAATACTATTCATAAGCTTTCATCACTTGCTGGCGTTACTGATAACGGTAGAAAGTTCTTTTCTATTATTGAGGCTTGGCCAACTGAATCTCCTTCTTGTCCTTTTTGTGGAGAAGTGGACTTTGATTGGATAGATGGAGATGCAAGTAGTGCGTATGGCATATGTAAGAATTGTCGTGCGGAAGTTACCATAGGGCATGCCGAATCTCTGTCACCTAGTGTTTGA
- the crtR gene encoding beta-carotene hydroxylase — MTAVATSSLRMSKEYLRAPGGMNPNVWMVIISVVLIATSVCGYWIWGWYDWVCFSENVLALHLAGTVIHDASHRAAHSNRTVNTILGHSSALMLGFAFPVFTRVHLQHHAHVNDPDNDPDHFVSTGGPLWMIAARFFYHEFFFFRRRLWKNYELLEWFLSRAFLGVIVYLGIHFDFIGYIMNFWFVPALVVGIALGLFFDYLPHRPFEERDRWKNARVYPGKLLNLLILGQNYHLVHHLWPSIPWYKYQPAYYHIKPLLDQKDSPQSLGLLRGKDFLGFLYDIFVGIRFHPKSDAK; from the coding sequence ATGACGGCGGTGGCTACGTCATCACTCAGAATGTCAAAGGAGTATCTACGCGCACCTGGTGGCATGAATCCAAACGTATGGATGGTTATCATCAGCGTTGTTTTGATTGCAACTTCCGTGTGTGGTTATTGGATTTGGGGCTGGTACGACTGGGTTTGTTTTTCCGAAAATGTTTTGGCATTACATCTCGCCGGTACCGTCATCCATGATGCCTCCCACCGCGCGGCTCATAGCAACCGCACTGTCAATACAATTTTGGGCCATTCGAGTGCCTTGATGTTGGGTTTTGCCTTCCCTGTCTTTACAAGGGTTCATTTACAGCATCATGCTCATGTAAATGATCCTGACAATGATCCCGACCATTTTGTCTCTACAGGTGGGCCGCTCTGGATGATTGCTGCTCGCTTTTTCTACCACGAGTTTTTCTTCTTTAGGCGCCGTCTTTGGAAGAACTATGAATTATTGGAATGGTTCCTTAGCCGTGCCTTTTTGGGCGTTATTGTCTATCTTGGTATCCACTTTGACTTTATCGGCTACATCATGAATTTCTGGTTTGTGCCAGCTCTGGTTGTCGGTATTGCATTGGGTCTATTTTTTGATTATTTGCCCCACCGTCCTTTTGAAGAACGTGATCGTTGGAAAAATGCTCGTGTCTATCCTGGGAAACTCCTAAACTTACTGATCCTTGGCCAGAATTATCACCTTGTGCACCACCTTTGGCCCTCTATTCCTTGGTACAAATATCAGCCTGCTTACTATCATATTAAGCCCCTCCTCGATCAGAAAGATTCTCCTCAATCCCTTGGCTTGCTGAGAGGGAAAGATTTCCTCGGATTCCTTTACGATATTTTTGTGGGTATCCGCTTTCACCCTAAATCTGACGCTAAGTAA